AGACGTCTTGGAGAGACGTTGGaagtgattttcgcaaatgtACTGCAATGAAGGAGGATACAAAATCTTGTACTTGCAAACACGTTCATTAGTAACACTTAAAAAATGGTGACTTACCAGCATGGTTGTTCGAAGATCAAATTTATGGAAGAATTGTGTGATGAAAATATGTATCTCTAGCACATTCGTAACATCCTTCTTCTCCACATCCCGCAGTACGTCGATAAACCACTCGAAATGCTTGTGCGACGGGCAGATCCAAAGGAAGTATACTTTCTTACACGCCACTCCAGAGTACCGGTTGGTGCTTGTACCAAACACCAGATCGTTCAGGATCGAAGCGTACGGTGTAACACCGATACCGCCACCGACCATAACAGCAACCTCAAACTTGTACCAATCCTGATTGCCCCCACCGAACGGTCCCTCGATGCGTATCTTCGGCTGATCGTCCGGGTTGTAATTGCATGGGTCGAAGTAGTTGCGCAACTTCCATGTCCACGGTCCCTGCGCTTTGATGTGACAGCTCAGGAAATTCTCGTGTGGTGCCGAGGTGAGTGTAAAGCTGTGCATCTCTTCGGGCTTTATTTCCGTGCACGACAGTCTTACCCACTGACCGGAAAGATACTTTAGATTCGGCGGACGGTAAAACTTGATCTTGATTACGTCTGAGGGCAATAGATCCGTTTCAATAACATCCAGCGCCATGTACTTGGTGCGTAGGGAGACGATCTTATCCAGTGTGTACACGATGCCGGGTCCAATAAAGAACAACCAGAACCTGGGGGCACCGGTCAAACGTGCAAGCCCGTGCACGAGACATAATGCGTACAGCACCACGTACAGGGAATGTGCGTTCCAGAAGAACTTGTACGCCTTCTTGCGAATGGTTGGATGAGCGAATGCAAAAATGATGCACATTGTGACGAACAGCATTACGCCGGTCACGCCGGTGATGGTTTGAAACAGCCAGTACGTTATATCGGGCCGATAGTCGGACGTGAAGTGAACTTCTTTCGTGAGACACTTTAGGTTTTCGATCGATTGGGTAGAAACGTGATAGAAGTTAACGATATGTCCCACAGTGTGCAGCAGCGAAAAGAACAACGCAGTGCAGGCAGCGATCTTGTGGAATTGAATGTGTGAATCAAGCGGAATGTACTGCTGGATTGGAAACTCTTTCAGCTTAGTGAGAAGATTTCTGTTGGGGAAGGAATATGGTTAAACAATGGAATTGTGAGGTTACTTCCAAAATCACTCATACCTGGACATGGTAAGCAACAGAAGAGAGTAACAGAATGACAATGAAGCGGCAGAACCACGAGTTATAGCAATACCGACACCCATGATGTGTCGTAGATCGGTGTGCTCCGCCATAAACGAGTAATCTGGAAACAGTTAAAAGGGTTATGATGAGTTCATACGAAAGAAAATTCGCACCCACAAAGTAATACTAACGAATAAAGCGCTCCACAAACAGCACGATGGTGATAACGTAGAATAGGAACAGATAGAAGATGTTCTGACGATTCTCCTCCAGGAAGGTCGTGTAACAGTCCCACTTTTCTTGCATCCAGTGACGGCGCGAGTCCGAAATTGGTTCAATATGGAAAGATGTCATGCGTGCCACATTGGTGGACGTATCGAGGAAATTTTGCTTAGCACCTTTGCAATCCAACCCAATCGCTACAAAGTCGCCCTTGTACTCCTTCATCATGAGTTTGAAGTCCTCGTAGGTAAGATGGTTCTTGTGCTCGAGACCAACATCCTGTAGGGTTGTAAGTGAAAACATGTTAGAGTAATGTGGACTACTAAAGCTCACTCACAATAACATACCTGGAACATGCCATCGATCAGTTCGTTTACTTGCTCGTCGGTAACGCTCGTTGTGCGGGCGATTTCCACCAACGATCGCATCATCTCGCTCAGTTCTCCCTTATCGATCACTCCATTTCGATCGTTGTCGCACATGTCGAAAATGATCCTTAGTTTGTCATCGGTTTTGCCACGCGAAAACAATACCACCGTTTCCAAGAATTCCTGAACGATAAATCCGAGAAAGACATGTTTATAATTGCTGTTTATAGTAGAAACTTTCAAATATTCCTTACCTGGAATGATATTCTTCCATCCTTGTCCTTGTCGACGATATTAAACATCTTCCGAACGAACATATCGTCCTGTTTCATACCGAGGGCCGCTGCAAACTCTGACTTGGACAAACTGGTTCGCATCACCGTCATAACCTCACCATCCAACGATGCGTCTGAGCGCCGGCGACGTTCACCAGGACGCAAACCGAATGTCAACGCGTAAGCCTCACGGAAAAAGTGCTCCAGCCGCTTTTGACGGCGCTCGCGTGTTTCTGCCTTGGCCAGCATCAAATCACGATTCGATTCCACGAATGTCATAGTCTTTTTGTGAAGTACAAGGAAATCTTCCAGTTTTTTGACGAACTTCCTGCGGGCCGAGTTGGACTCTAATTCCAGCACTAGATCGTGATCGTTGGGCACACGCAGCAGAATGTATGGCTTCTTGGCCGTGTAGTTCTCCTGCGATTGCTCCACCGTCACCACATCGACGTGTTTCAGGTTGAAGGTCCGCAGCTTCTCTCCCTTGCGATCCACCGTATAGATCGACGCTTCTGGTCCGAATTTTACTGTCACCAATCGTTTGTGATTCGCATGCAACCACTCCCGGGCAACCATTTTCTCCACCGACACTTTAGTGTTGGCAGTGTTTTTCATGGCTTcttgtttgattttcaatttACGACGTCGGCTGTTCTGTAGCTTGATCACGCAGTATCCGGCTCCGGCGCAAAGGATTGGCACAAAACCGAGAAACACGCACGAATAAATATAGGCCAGCTCGGAACCGGAGAAGTAATCGTACCCCTCGAGATAGTTGCACGGTTCGAGCAATGTAGCGTTCAGCTGTTCCGGCTGCGGGCAGGGATCGCCTTGCTTCCAATGGAAAACGTCTCGTTGAATCTCATCCGCCTCGATGTCGGTACTGTTCACGATAATGTCCCACAGTGTAAACTTGCGTATTTCGGCTATTTCTTCCTTGGTGAATATGCTGTAAAGGCGATTTGATACAGGTGTCAGAATGGcggttgaaattttgttaatcTACAATCACAAATGACTCACCCATTGTCATCGTTTTCAAACCAGAACCGATCGGCGTCACGAATTCTGGTAAACTGATCAATAATGACAGCTGAAAACAGTTCGCCCGGCCTTCCATCGGACTCCAGCATTCCACCAACGTAAACATCCACGTTGTCCAGCTGGTTGTCGTACGTTTTAATTAGCAGACTGTCGGATTAAGCATACCAGGGGCATTAAAATGAAACCTTATGCACCTAAACTTTGATCAACAAACTTACTCCAAAAGTTCAGGCTGCCGTTCAAACACTGCCGGATTGATGTCGCGCCAACTCTTCTTCTTGGGCAAACGGTAAGCCGCACGTGCCGTGTTATAATCGGGAAGTCCGTTGTCACGACCGCGCATAATATTCAAAGCACCCAGATCCCGCCTGGTGAACTCCATCGGTCCAAACAGCTTATCGCGCACGTCCGAACACAGCAGTGGATCCTCCTTTTCAGCTATCTGTGACGCCATGCCCATAATAAACTCTTCCACTGGCGTGTTATCGAGTACATCCTGTGAAGTGATTTTAACGAATCAATTTAGTCgaattacacacacactgcaagtTTCTCACACGCAAAGCAAACCTACATTCGAATTCCACCATGTTGAACAAAGGCGCAAAGCTGGGAAGTCCATGTTGGTGCGACGGAAGTTGCATTGACCGTCGCGTCGAAACAGTCCTGGTGGAATTAGCGAGTGTCCAAATCGGAAGGCGGCCGCCTGGAACATGTGGCTCACTCCGGGATGAGTGTCCGCTTTATAGCCATCGTACGGTGGGATCTCCTTGTCCAGGAACGCTGGCAGATACTCGTATGCGACGATGTTCTGCAAGCTAGCGATCACTACACGTCGTGCTCGTTGGAAAATTTCTTCATCACTCCAATCTCGATGCTGGCGACGAACGCGCTTCGCTACCACATTGTGCCAACGCAGGAACAGAATGGCAAAGGAGAGCAGGGCTGGATTTTGGTTGGTTCTAGGATCACCCAGAACTGTAATAGTTTGAAAATGTTGCTTACAATTCACTGCACATTCAAAACAAACGCAATAAGCATGGGTTACTCACGATATAGTCGTTCCGGACTGAGCATTCGCATCACATGCGGTACAGGATTGTTGAACAGTGGCACACGCATCGTGTTCTT
This sequence is a window from Anopheles merus strain MAF chromosome 3R, AmerM5.1, whole genome shotgun sequence. Protein-coding genes within it:
- the LOC121595666 gene encoding dual oxidase; translated protein: MRTLDRPAAVGLLWSACLLALHFTIPATVCAAESSLMSHVEKQRYDGWYNNLAHPDWGAVDNHLTRKAPSAYSDGVYVMAGSNRPSPRKLSRLFMRGTDGLPSMENRTALLAFFGQVVTNEIVMASESGCPIEMHRIEIEKCDEMYDRECRGDRYIPFHRAAYDRNTGQSPNAPREQINQMTAWIDGSFIYSTSEAWLNAMRSFQDGALLTDKQGTMPVKNTMRVPLFNNPVPHVMRMLSPERLYLLGDPRTNQNPALLSFAILFLRWHNVVAKRVRRQHRDWSDEEIFQRARRVVIASLQNIVAYEYLPAFLDKEIPPYDGYKADTHPGVSHMFQAAAFRFGHSLIPPGLFRRDGQCNFRRTNMDFPALRLCSTWWNSNDVLDNTPVEEFIMGMASQIAEKEDPLLCSDVRDKLFGPMEFTRRDLGALNIMRGRDNGLPDYNTARAAYRLPKKKSWRDINPAVFERQPELLDLLIKTYDNQLDNVDVYVGGMLESDGRPGELFSAVIIDQFTRIRDADRFWFENDDNGIFTKEEIAEIRKFTLWDIIVNSTDIEADEIQRDVFHWKQGDPCPQPEQLNATLLEPCNYLEGYDYFSGSELAYIYSCVFLGFVPILCAGAGYCVIKLQNSRRRKLKIKQEAMKNTANTKVSVEKMVAREWLHANHKRLVTVKFGPEASIYTVDRKGEKLRTFNLKHVDVVTVEQSQENYTAKKPYILLRVPNDHDLVLELESNSARRKFVKKLEDFLVLHKKTMTFVESNRDLMLAKAETRERRQKRLEHFFREAYALTFGLRPGERRRRSDASLDGEVMTVMRTSLSKSEFAAALGMKQDDMFVRKMFNIVDKDKDGRISFQEFLETVVLFSRGKTDDKLRIIFDMCDNDRNGVIDKGELSEMMRSLVEIARTTSVTDEQVNELIDGMFQDVGLEHKNHLTYEDFKLMMKEYKGDFVAIGLDCKGAKQNFLDTSTNVARMTSFHIEPISDSRRHWMQEKWDCYTTFLEENRQNIFYLFLFYVITIVLFVERFIHYSFMAEHTDLRHIMGVGIAITRGSAASLSFCYSLLLLTMSRNLLTKLKEFPIQQYIPLDSHIQFHKIAACTALFFSLLHTVGHIVNFYHVSTQSIENLKCLTKEVHFTSDYRPDITYWLFQTITGVTGVMLFVTMCIIFAFAHPTIRKKAYKFFWNAHSLYVVLYALCLVHGLARLTGAPRFWLFFIGPGIVYTLDKIVSLRTKYMALDVIETDLLPSDVIKIKFYRPPNLKYLSGQWVRLSCTEIKPEEMHSFTLTSAPHENFLSCHIKAQGPWTWKLRNYFDPCNYNPDDQPKIRIEGPFGGGNQDWYKFEVAVMVGGGIGVTPYASILNDLVFGTSTNRYSGVACKKVYFLWICPSHKHFEWFIDVLRDVEKKDVTNVLEIHIFITQFFHKFDLRTTMLYICENHFQRLSKTSMFTGLKAVNHFGRPDMSSFLKFVQKKHSYVSKIGVFSCGPRPLTKSVMSACDEVNKSRKWPYFIHHFENFG